From a region of the Haloferax volcanii DS2 genome:
- a CDS encoding redox-regulated ATPase YchF produces the protein MLSLALAGKPNAGKSTFYTASTLAEVDVANYPFTTIDANRGVTHARTRCPCLDRDERCGNCEDGIRYVAVELVDVAGLVPGAHEGRGLGNQFLDELTNADAIVNVVDASGGTNAEGEPVEVGSFDPVEEVDFIEEELEQWLAGIVHKNWESVVRKSRSPDFDMDDALSDLLTGVGANEYDIAAVLRQLDYSPNPRDWDDADRVELARAIRQRTKPIVLVANKVDIAPPENLDRLAETGKPVIAATADGELALRRAREAGIIDYHPGDDDFELVGDVSGAQEQGLERIRDLMGEHGGTGTQEAINTAVYDVLDRITVYPVQNESKWTDGTGNVLPDAFLLPRGSTPRDLAYAVHSDIGDGYLHAVDARAKRRIAEDHELEEGDVIKIVSTAK, from the coding sequence ATGCTCTCTCTCGCGTTAGCCGGCAAGCCGAACGCCGGCAAATCGACGTTCTACACGGCCTCGACGCTCGCCGAGGTCGACGTGGCGAACTACCCCTTCACGACTATCGACGCGAACCGCGGCGTCACGCACGCTCGCACCCGCTGTCCCTGTCTCGACCGCGACGAGCGCTGCGGCAACTGCGAGGACGGCATCCGCTACGTCGCCGTCGAACTCGTGGACGTGGCGGGGCTCGTCCCCGGCGCGCACGAGGGTCGCGGCCTCGGCAACCAGTTCCTCGACGAGCTGACGAACGCCGACGCCATCGTCAACGTCGTCGACGCCTCCGGGGGGACGAACGCCGAGGGCGAGCCCGTCGAGGTGGGGAGTTTCGACCCCGTCGAGGAGGTCGACTTCATCGAGGAGGAACTCGAACAGTGGCTCGCGGGCATCGTCCACAAGAACTGGGAGTCCGTGGTTCGCAAGTCGCGGTCGCCCGACTTCGACATGGACGACGCGCTTTCGGACCTCCTGACGGGCGTCGGCGCGAACGAGTACGACATCGCCGCGGTCCTGCGACAGCTCGACTACTCGCCGAACCCACGAGACTGGGACGACGCGGACCGCGTCGAACTCGCCCGCGCGATTCGCCAGCGGACCAAGCCAATCGTCCTCGTCGCCAACAAGGTTGACATCGCGCCGCCGGAGAACCTCGACCGACTCGCCGAGACCGGAAAGCCCGTCATCGCCGCGACCGCGGACGGCGAACTCGCGCTCCGGCGGGCCCGCGAGGCGGGCATCATCGACTACCACCCCGGCGACGACGACTTCGAACTCGTCGGCGACGTGAGCGGCGCACAGGAGCAGGGCCTCGAACGCATCCGCGACCTGATGGGCGAACACGGCGGCACCGGCACGCAGGAAGCCATCAACACCGCCGTTTACGACGTGCTCGACCGCATCACGGTCTACCCGGTCCAAAACGAGTCGAAATGGACCGACGGTACGGGCAACGTCCTCCCCGACGCCTTCCTCCTCCCGCGGGGGTCGACGCCGCGGGACCTCGCGTACGCGGTCCACTCGGACATCGGTGACGGCTACCTCCACGCGGTCGACGCGCGAGCGAAACGCCGCATCGCCGAGGACCACGAACTCGAAGAGGGCGACGTCATCAAAATCGTCTCGACGGCGAAGTAG
- a CDS encoding ribonuclease H-like domain-containing protein — MRIENSFIPVRGVGERTERNLWRAGATHWDEFDASLVGAKTGDRIETFIADAAAHLDDGNSRFFDDCFPAGERWRLYENFRDETCFFDIETTGLSPERDSVTTVSFYQDGETTTLVSGEDLTADALREQFVDAKLIATFNGARFDVPFLETSFDVSIDVPHVDLMYPCRTLDLTGGLKEIEKDVGIDRDRPDISGRDAVRLWREYERGDQSALDTLVSYNREDAVNLERLMETVTGRLHDRACEGLDADLA; from the coding sequence ATGCGAATCGAGAACAGCTTCATCCCCGTCCGCGGCGTGGGCGAGCGGACGGAGCGGAACCTCTGGCGGGCCGGGGCGACCCACTGGGACGAGTTCGACGCCTCGCTCGTCGGCGCGAAGACGGGCGACCGAATCGAGACGTTCATCGCCGACGCCGCCGCCCACCTCGACGACGGTAACTCGCGGTTCTTCGATGACTGCTTCCCCGCGGGCGAACGCTGGCGACTCTACGAGAACTTCCGCGACGAGACGTGCTTTTTCGACATCGAGACGACCGGCCTCTCGCCCGAGCGCGACTCGGTGACGACCGTCTCGTTCTATCAGGACGGTGAGACCACGACGCTCGTCAGCGGCGAGGACCTGACCGCCGACGCCCTCCGCGAGCAGTTCGTCGACGCGAAACTCATCGCGACGTTCAACGGCGCGCGCTTCGACGTGCCCTTCCTCGAAACCTCGTTCGACGTCTCCATCGACGTGCCGCACGTCGACCTCATGTATCCCTGCCGCACGCTCGACCTCACTGGCGGACTGAAGGAAATCGAGAAAGACGTGGGCATCGACCGCGACCGCCCCGACATCTCCGGGCGCGACGCCGTCCGCCTCTGGCGGGAATACGAGCGCGGCGACCAGTCGGCGCTCGACACGCTCGTCTCCTACAACCGCGAGGACGCGGTCAACCTCGAACGCCTCATGGAGACGGTCACCGGCAGACTCCACGACCGCGCCTGCGAGGGTCTCGACGCCGACCTCGCCTGA
- a CDS encoding RidA family protein: MNGDAVRYESDHYKATAGFGARKRDLQLVFFDAQYPQPDPTAADRPSVESQTMNALERVEAAVGRSGLDLDDVLRTTVYTTDLDRIDAVESAYDAYFDDRRPAMTVVGVSELPNDAAVQIEATGVKR; encoded by the coding sequence ATGAACGGCGATGCGGTCCGATACGAGAGCGACCACTACAAGGCGACCGCCGGCTTCGGAGCCCGGAAGCGGGACCTGCAACTCGTCTTTTTCGACGCGCAGTACCCGCAACCGGACCCGACGGCGGCCGACCGCCCGTCGGTCGAGAGCCAGACGATGAACGCGCTCGAACGCGTGGAAGCGGCCGTCGGCCGCTCGGGACTCGACTTGGACGACGTGCTCCGAACGACGGTCTACACGACGGACCTCGACCGAATCGACGCCGTCGAGTCGGCCTACGACGCCTACTTCGACGACCGGCGACCGGCGATGACCGTCGTCGGCGTCTCCGAACTCCCGAACGACGCCGCCGTCCAAATCGAGGCGACGGGCGTCAAACGATAG
- a CDS encoding polymer-forming cytoskeletal protein, translating into MSLGTDPLDALEIPDGTTVEEHDLVTDGDVVVGGQSTVEFGVRGRNVLAGERVTFGGDIEAEADCRLDMLDDVAGNVLVGNDAYLGERVHIAGRLMVSGDLDIGDDVDIEEGFEANGWIVIRNPIPTLVFYFIVLSQLLRLGEDEAADELAETLAGESPHDPLVIPRNATVSDDAWRVSTPAHVGSDCRIHGNIRAKSIDLAEDNNVFGSLRARDDIVVGSGTRIHGDVTTRNGEVRIHEDARVLGDVSCNDLVLEAGAHVDGTMRARGEMRIHRDNLPREAE; encoded by the coding sequence GTGTCACTGGGTACGGACCCGCTCGATGCGCTCGAAATCCCCGACGGGACGACGGTCGAGGAACACGACCTCGTCACCGACGGCGACGTCGTCGTCGGCGGGCAGAGCACCGTCGAGTTCGGCGTCCGCGGGCGGAACGTCCTCGCGGGCGAGCGCGTCACCTTCGGCGGCGACATCGAGGCCGAGGCCGACTGCCGACTCGACATGCTCGACGACGTGGCCGGCAACGTCCTCGTCGGCAACGACGCCTACCTCGGTGAGCGCGTCCACATCGCCGGCCGCCTGATGGTCTCTGGCGACCTCGATATCGGGGACGACGTCGATATCGAAGAGGGGTTCGAGGCCAACGGCTGGATCGTCATCCGCAACCCGATTCCGACGCTCGTGTTCTACTTTATCGTCCTCTCGCAACTCCTCCGACTCGGTGAGGACGAGGCGGCCGACGAACTCGCAGAGACCCTCGCGGGCGAGTCGCCGCACGACCCGCTCGTGATTCCACGGAACGCCACCGTCTCCGACGACGCGTGGCGCGTTTCGACGCCCGCGCACGTCGGTTCGGACTGCCGGATTCACGGCAACATCCGCGCGAAGTCCATCGACCTCGCAGAGGACAACAACGTCTTCGGGAGCCTCCGCGCCCGCGACGATATCGTCGTCGGGAGCGGGACGCGCATCCACGGCGACGTGACCACCCGAAACGGCGAGGTTCGCATCCACGAGGACGCGCGCGTCCTCGGCGACGTGTCCTGCAACGACCTCGTGCTCGAAGCCGGCGCGCACGTCGACGGCACGATGCGCGCCCGCGGCGAAATGCGCATCCACCGCGACAACCTCCCTCGCGAAGCCGAGTAA
- a CDS encoding Na+/H+ antiporter NhaC family protein, with product MPAETHGVISLLPALFAIVLTLASRQVLLSLFTGIWIGATILVGWNPIGGAAYSLQLVINNVTESFNSKLLLFTFLSGAMLGMIFLSGGMNALAQRIIARIKTRKQAALGTSVLGMLIFVDSYASTMITGSVMRPITDKFDISREKLAYLLDSTTSPVVSVAVVSTWVGFEVGLIREQFASLGIDQSAFVVFLQSIPFRFYSLLAVALVFILVVMDWDFGPMQRAERRAKEEGKVLGDDADPLIETREEDIVTPDYVDSRWWYFAAPIVTLVAVTGFGLLYSGGWPGQVPVEALKDAATADAILWGVFSACALLLAILVGHARVELEAVSDAIFEGFKMVMFPVAVLSLAWTIGSVSEALGVGPFVVSVAQGVITPELLPAVVFLAAAIISFSIGTSWGTMGIMFPVAVPLAYQLGAPLPGAIGAILTGSLFGDHCSPISDTTVLSSMFAGADHVDHVNTQIPYAVLCGAVATGLFLASGYGVGSLALLGIGVVALFALAYYLSQHADVSVPNVFGSSSD from the coding sequence ATGCCCGCAGAGACGCATGGAGTCATCAGCCTGCTGCCGGCGCTCTTCGCAATCGTGCTGACGCTGGCCAGTCGGCAGGTGCTCCTCTCACTGTTCACCGGCATCTGGATCGGTGCGACCATCCTGGTGGGATGGAACCCAATCGGCGGGGCGGCGTACTCCCTCCAGTTGGTCATCAACAACGTGACCGAGTCGTTCAACAGCAAACTCCTCCTGTTTACCTTCCTTTCGGGCGCGATGCTCGGGATGATATTCCTCTCGGGCGGGATGAACGCGCTCGCACAGCGCATCATCGCCCGCATCAAGACCCGTAAACAGGCCGCGCTGGGGACGAGCGTCCTCGGGATGCTCATCTTCGTCGACTCCTACGCGAGCACGATGATTACGGGCTCGGTGATGCGGCCCATCACCGACAAGTTCGACATCAGCCGCGAGAAGCTCGCGTACCTGCTCGACTCGACCACCTCGCCCGTGGTGAGCGTCGCCGTCGTCTCGACGTGGGTCGGCTTCGAGGTCGGTCTCATCCGCGAGCAGTTCGCCTCGCTCGGCATCGACCAGAGCGCCTTCGTGGTGTTCCTCCAGAGCATCCCGTTCCGCTTTTACAGCCTGCTCGCGGTCGCCCTCGTGTTCATCCTCGTCGTGATGGACTGGGACTTCGGGCCGATGCAACGCGCCGAGCGCCGCGCGAAAGAGGAGGGGAAGGTCCTCGGCGACGACGCCGACCCCCTCATCGAGACGCGCGAGGAGGACATCGTCACGCCCGACTACGTCGATTCGCGCTGGTGGTACTTCGCCGCACCCATCGTCACGCTCGTCGCCGTTACCGGCTTCGGCCTGCTGTACTCCGGCGGCTGGCCCGGGCAGGTACCCGTCGAGGCGCTGAAGGACGCGGCCACCGCCGACGCCATCCTCTGGGGCGTCTTCTCGGCGTGCGCGCTGCTGCTCGCCATCCTCGTCGGCCACGCCCGCGTCGAACTCGAAGCCGTCAGCGACGCCATCTTCGAGGGCTTCAAGATGGTCATGTTCCCCGTGGCCGTCCTCTCGCTGGCGTGGACCATCGGGAGCGTCAGCGAGGCGCTCGGCGTGGGTCCGTTCGTCGTCAGCGTCGCCCAGGGCGTCATCACGCCCGAACTCCTGCCCGCGGTCGTCTTCCTCGCCGCGGCCATCATCTCGTTCTCCATCGGCACGTCGTGGGGGACGATGGGAATCATGTTCCCCGTCGCGGTGCCGCTTGCCTACCAGCTCGGCGCGCCGCTCCCCGGTGCCATCGGCGCGATTCTCACCGGCTCGCTGTTCGGTGACCACTGTTCGCCCATCAGCGACACGACGGTCCTCTCGTCGATGTTCGCCGGCGCGGACCACGTCGACCACGTGAACACGCAGATTCCGTACGCCGTCCTCTGCGGAGCCGTCGCGACGGGGCTGTTCCTCGCGAGCGGCTACGGCGTGGGCTCGCTGGCGCTCCTCGGCATCGGCGTCGTCGCGCTGTTCGCGCTCGCGTACTACCTCTCGCAACACGCCGACGTGAGCGTCCCGAACGTGTTCGGGTCGTCGTCCGACTAA
- a CDS encoding dolichyl-phosphate hexose transferase, giving the protein MTEYTFDDLAVVMGTYNEEQAIGSVLADIDRITDGRAEVVCVDGSDDRTPEIARKMGARVIEQEPQGYGVAVEAAVLAPDRPVVVTTDCDDTYPMEYLPKFLDLINDGYDVVSGDRITKGAETMPRLNRAGNIAFARLASFLMGATVHDTTTGMRAYRRELLHDIEWTENTGLSAELLIRPAMRGYNIAEVPIPYRERAGETKLDPFAGGAAIGKSIVKVCLEERLRL; this is encoded by the coding sequence ATGACCGAGTACACCTTCGACGACCTCGCGGTCGTGATGGGGACGTACAACGAAGAGCAGGCCATCGGGTCCGTGTTGGCCGACATCGACCGGATTACCGACGGGCGCGCCGAAGTCGTCTGCGTGGACGGGTCGGACGACCGGACGCCCGAAATCGCCCGGAAGATGGGTGCGCGCGTCATCGAACAGGAGCCGCAGGGGTACGGCGTCGCGGTCGAGGCCGCGGTGCTCGCGCCCGACCGCCCGGTCGTCGTCACCACGGACTGCGACGACACTTATCCGATGGAGTATCTGCCGAAGTTCCTCGACCTCATCAACGACGGCTACGACGTGGTCTCCGGCGACCGAATCACGAAGGGCGCGGAGACGATGCCCCGACTCAACCGCGCGGGGAACATCGCGTTCGCCCGCCTCGCCAGCTTCCTCATGGGCGCGACTGTCCACGACACGACCACCGGCATGCGGGCGTACCGCCGCGAACTCCTCCACGACATCGAGTGGACGGAGAACACCGGACTGTCGGCCGAACTCCTCATCCGCCCCGCGATGCGCGGCTACAACATCGCCGAGGTTCCCATCCCCTACCGCGAGCGCGCCGGCGAGACGAAACTCGACCCCTTCGCCGGCGGCGCGGCCATCGGGAAATCCATCGTCAAAGTCTGCCTGGAAGAACGGCTCCGACTCTGA
- a CDS encoding DUF3179 domain-containing (seleno)protein, which translates to MASTTNRRRFLALGVGAAIAGCLGSEPPVADDDAARADDAPESAESAAPADSTDAAAGDYSGPFELPVPEDELRRGAPIDAIPAITAPVFADDWTGFDGSALVAAGSRWDLLTGRALDGPHEGAVLTRANDRSPMFWFAWADFNPETEIHGA; encoded by the coding sequence ATGGCTTCGACCACGAACCGCCGTCGCTTCCTCGCGCTCGGCGTCGGCGCTGCCATCGCCGGCTGTCTCGGGAGCGAGCCACCCGTCGCGGACGACGATGCCGCGAGAGCCGACGACGCGCCCGAGTCCGCCGAGTCCGCCGCCCCCGCCGACTCGACCGACGCCGCCGCGGGCGACTACTCGGGACCGTTCGAGCTTCCGGTCCCCGAAGACGAACTGCGTCGAGGCGCGCCGATAGACGCCATTCCGGCTATCACCGCCCCCGTCTTCGCAGACGACTGGACCGGGTTCGACGGGTCGGCGCTCGTCGCCGCCGGCTCGCGGTGGGACCTCCTCACCGGCCGCGCGCTCGACGGCCCCCACGAGGGCGCGGTCCTGACGCGCGCGAACGACCGCTCGCCGATGTTCTGGTTCGCGTGGGCCGACTTCAACCCGGAGACGGAGATACACGGGGCCTGA
- a CDS encoding DUF5805 domain-containing protein, with product MSDEVDRATVQTYLPAHQKAVWKDHADRLGMSQSEFVRTMVQAGRRDFDVPSRGDEAATTPGVDGGKTGDQNDGSNQENESENNGGFEDRIVEALAADSYRSWDDLVAALTDDIEDRLESTLQELQSKGRVVYSGRHGGYTLAERDGR from the coding sequence ATGAGCGACGAGGTCGACCGTGCGACGGTGCAAACCTACCTCCCGGCCCACCAGAAGGCCGTCTGGAAGGATCACGCGGACCGACTCGGGATGAGCCAAAGTGAATTTGTCAGGACGATGGTACAGGCCGGTCGGCGGGATTTCGACGTTCCGTCGAGGGGCGACGAAGCGGCGACAACCCCGGGGGTTGACGGGGGAAAGACGGGGGACCAGAACGACGGTTCAAATCAGGAGAATGAGAGTGAAAATAACGGCGGGTTCGAGGACCGAATCGTCGAGGCGCTCGCGGCCGATTCGTACCGGTCGTGGGACGACCTCGTCGCGGCGCTGACCGACGACATCGAAGACCGCCTCGAATCGACGCTTCAGGAGCTCCAATCGAAGGGCCGAGTCGTGTACAGCGGGCGACACGGCGGTTACACGCTGGCGGAGCGCGATGGCCGCTGA
- a CDS encoding DUF5367 family protein, producing MTISPQVSEAGARRLPLSETRVLLGVGLAIALVAGLVFRVVGQLVLVPSRPLVTAAVFALTVPAMWALAVGIFRWRGLSSGARREAAVLLVVPGMLVDAVSTALFSVVYPNMGLEAAGLFGGLLLLAYATVLVAGFVSR from the coding sequence GTGACAATCAGTCCACAAGTCTCCGAGGCCGGCGCTCGTCGGCTCCCGCTGTCGGAGACGCGGGTGCTTCTCGGCGTCGGGCTGGCGATTGCCCTCGTCGCCGGTCTCGTCTTTCGCGTCGTCGGCCAACTCGTGTTGGTGCCCTCCCGGCCGCTGGTCACGGCCGCGGTGTTCGCGCTGACGGTCCCCGCGATGTGGGCGCTCGCGGTCGGAATCTTCCGGTGGCGCGGGCTGTCCAGTGGCGCGCGGCGGGAGGCCGCGGTGCTGCTCGTCGTCCCGGGCATGCTCGTCGACGCGGTCTCGACGGCGCTGTTCTCGGTCGTCTACCCGAACATGGGCCTCGAAGCCGCGGGGCTCTTCGGGGGGCTGTTGCTCTTGGCGTACGCGACGGTGCTGGTCGCGGGGTTCGTCAGTCGATGA
- a CDS encoding DUF4349 domain-containing protein, whose product MDNRLKLLSVALLVVLAGCTGGAADGGAGSAGGAESVSLTADASGSAEAEQTGGDDLPQAQRRAVIRNGQIELTVDEFNESRDAVESTAESYGGYVSDSNEYVNRRSGGTYRSGQLVVRVPSEDFSAFMTDMKALGEVERVETNSEDVTDQLVDIEARLSNLRAQRDRLRDLYESANTTEDVLAVEERLTDVQTEIERLEAQKQSLEDRVALSTVRVSLSERPPGPAQWYDTPVLQAFSESVNGAFVALRALVVAVAYAVPYLVVFGGLLAILGSGVVLAGRAAFRRLTD is encoded by the coding sequence ATGGACAACCGACTGAAACTTCTCTCGGTCGCCCTCCTCGTCGTCCTCGCCGGGTGCACCGGCGGCGCGGCGGACGGCGGTGCCGGTAGCGCCGGCGGTGCGGAGAGCGTCTCGCTCACCGCCGACGCGTCCGGTTCCGCCGAGGCCGAACAGACGGGCGGCGACGACCTCCCGCAGGCCCAGCGGCGGGCAGTCATCAGGAACGGGCAGATAGAACTGACCGTCGACGAGTTCAACGAGTCGCGCGACGCGGTCGAATCGACCGCCGAATCCTACGGCGGCTACGTCAGCGACTCCAATGAGTACGTCAACCGCCGGAGCGGCGGCACCTACCGCTCGGGCCAACTCGTCGTGCGCGTCCCCTCCGAGGACTTCTCGGCGTTCATGACCGATATGAAGGCCCTCGGTGAGGTCGAGCGCGTCGAGACGAACTCCGAAGACGTGACCGACCAACTGGTCGACATCGAAGCGCGACTGAGCAATCTTCGCGCCCAGCGCGACCGCCTGCGCGACCTCTACGAGTCGGCCAATACGACCGAGGACGTGCTCGCGGTCGAAGAGCGCCTGACGGACGTCCAGACCGAAATCGAGCGACTCGAAGCCCAGAAGCAGTCGCTCGAAGACCGCGTCGCCCTCTCGACCGTCCGGGTCTCGCTGTCCGAACGACCGCCCGGCCCGGCGCAGTGGTACGACACGCCGGTCTTACAGGCGTTCTCCGAGTCGGTCAACGGCGCGTTCGTCGCCCTCCGGGCGCTCGTCGTCGCCGTCGCCTACGCCGTCCCGTACCTCGTCGTCTTCGGCGGCCTCCTCGCGATTCTCGGGAGCGGGGTGGTGCTCGCCGGCCGCGCCGCGTTCAGGCGACTGACGGACTGA
- a CDS encoding SOS response-associated peptidase, with amino-acid sequence MCGRYTLFTPPEELETRFDATPTRPLSARYNCAPGQELPVVTNDAPEEFRFLKWGLVPSWADSASVGNNRINARAETVREKRSFADAYEARRCLVPSNGFYEWVDRGGRKQPYRVAFEDDRPFAMAGLWERWTASTKQTGLGDFGSGGPSREQEPLETFTVVTTEPNDLVSELHHRMAVVLAPEDEQTWLHGDPDEAAALLDTYPDDELTAYPVSTRVNSPANDGPDLIERVEA; translated from the coding sequence ATGTGCGGCCGCTACACGCTGTTTACCCCACCCGAGGAACTCGAAACGCGGTTCGACGCGACGCCGACGCGCCCGCTTTCGGCGCGGTACAACTGCGCGCCCGGTCAGGAACTCCCGGTCGTGACCAACGACGCGCCCGAGGAGTTCCGCTTTCTGAAGTGGGGGCTCGTCCCCTCGTGGGCCGACAGCGCAAGTGTCGGCAACAACCGAATCAACGCCCGCGCGGAGACCGTCCGCGAGAAGCGGAGTTTCGCCGACGCCTACGAGGCCCGCCGGTGCCTCGTTCCCTCGAACGGCTTCTACGAGTGGGTCGACCGCGGCGGACGCAAACAGCCCTATCGCGTCGCCTTCGAGGACGACCGACCGTTCGCCATGGCCGGCCTCTGGGAGCGGTGGACGGCCTCCACGAAACAGACCGGCCTCGGCGACTTCGGGAGCGGCGGCCCCTCGCGCGAGCAGGAACCGCTTGAGACGTTCACCGTCGTCACGACCGAACCGAACGACCTCGTCTCGGAGCTCCACCACCGGATGGCGGTCGTCCTCGCGCCCGAAGACGAGCAGACGTGGCTCCACGGCGACCCCGACGAGGCGGCCGCGCTCCTCGACACCTACCCCGACGACGAACTCACGGCGTACCCCGTCTCGACGCGGGTGAACAGCCCCGCCAACGACGGCCCCGACCTGATAGAGCGAGTCGAAGCGTAG
- a CDS encoding ArsR/SmtB family transcription factor: protein MSSLLPLKPAAASVRDRGLSPLLVELDDDDADEVLSALSSATARRLLAAVYDDPRPASELADALDTTLQTVGYHVERLVDAELIEPVTTWVSAQGREMAVYGPTRSAVVLFAGAERTESKLSSGLRTLVAGVGVTLVGSVAVQTLWTARRPQVRYAAPAPTGPAPEPGVAEFVSAFLAGPGALVFLVGVALAVLVSLGVAWTQRRA, encoded by the coding sequence GTGAGTTCGTTGCTCCCGTTGAAACCCGCCGCAGCATCGGTTCGAGACCGGGGACTGAGCCCGCTTCTCGTCGAACTCGACGACGACGACGCGGACGAGGTCCTGTCGGCGCTGTCGTCTGCCACCGCGAGGCGGCTCCTCGCCGCCGTCTACGACGATCCGCGCCCCGCCTCCGAACTGGCCGACGCGCTCGACACGACGCTCCAGACCGTCGGCTACCACGTCGAGCGACTGGTCGACGCCGAGTTGATAGAGCCCGTGACGACGTGGGTCTCCGCGCAGGGCCGCGAGATGGCCGTCTACGGCCCGACCCGCTCCGCCGTTGTTCTCTTCGCGGGCGCGGAGCGAACCGAATCGAAGCTCTCCTCGGGGCTTCGGACGCTCGTCGCCGGCGTCGGTGTCACGCTAGTCGGAAGCGTCGCCGTGCAGACGCTGTGGACCGCGCGACGGCCACAGGTCAGGTACGCCGCGCCGGCTCCGACCGGTCCCGCCCCCGAACCGGGCGTCGCGGAGTTCGTCTCCGCCTTCCTCGCCGGCCCCGGCGCGCTCGTGTTCCTCGTCGGCGTCGCCCTCGCCGTCCTCGTGAGCCTCGGCGTCGCCTGGACTCAAAGGCGCGCTTGA
- a CDS encoding DUF5800 family protein, whose translation MTILSFDDDGVDVVYEGTEFRLEKALIEEAIGKSYPDVTDHEVLKIVEKQPALSGEPRRVRDILNSS comes from the coding sequence ATGACGATTCTCTCTTTCGACGACGACGGCGTAGACGTGGTCTACGAGGGAACGGAGTTCCGCCTCGAAAAGGCCCTCATCGAGGAGGCAATCGGGAAGTCCTACCCCGACGTGACCGACCACGAGGTGCTGAAAATCGTCGAGAAGCAACCCGCGCTCTCCGGCGAACCCCGGCGCGTCCGCGACATCCTGAACTCGTCGTAA
- a CDS encoding tyrosine-type recombinase/integrase, which produces MAAERPADAEDPVGYFLQDMTYHGKTDRTRDAYERVLRAFESFLGDPSRNPAGTARSVDDATHRDCMAWIHTLRNRDVAPSTVATYASYLHRFYAYMAQVGAFDSNPMSLVMEEMDERIDTNPARRELSVPQMRGFVRDIAHPLDHALVVTLLKTGMRVGELCNLDLRDVSLSAETPLDDVSTRAALDGRGPSIYVAADPSVGSVTNGEERTASNKRKRSTVVPVDDELEAVLLRWLAIRPDSPSPAEPLFVGTASGWGRRLEPDAVHHVVTAHAADAGWYRAGGDREENVTPHYFRHFFTTHLRDRTGDRGIVKYLRGDVAGDIIDTYTHNWGDRVRETYESNIYSLR; this is translated from the coding sequence ATGGCCGCTGAGCGACCCGCCGACGCGGAGGACCCGGTCGGGTATTTCCTGCAGGATATGACCTATCACGGGAAGACCGACCGGACCCGCGACGCCTACGAGCGCGTTCTCCGAGCGTTTGAGTCGTTTCTCGGCGACCCCTCGCGGAACCCCGCCGGGACGGCCCGGTCGGTCGACGACGCGACTCACCGCGACTGCATGGCGTGGATACACACCCTTCGAAACCGCGATGTCGCGCCGAGCACGGTGGCGACGTACGCCTCCTACCTCCACCGGTTTTACGCCTACATGGCGCAGGTCGGCGCGTTCGACTCCAACCCGATGAGCCTCGTGATGGAGGAGATGGACGAGCGCATCGACACCAACCCCGCTCGACGTGAGCTTTCGGTCCCGCAGATGCGGGGGTTCGTCCGGGACATCGCCCATCCGCTGGACCACGCGCTGGTGGTCACCCTCCTCAAGACCGGGATGCGCGTCGGCGAACTGTGCAACCTCGATCTTCGAGACGTGTCGCTGTCGGCGGAGACACCTCTGGACGATGTATCGACCCGCGCCGCCCTCGACGGTCGCGGGCCGTCGATATACGTCGCCGCCGACCCGAGCGTCGGAAGCGTCACGAACGGCGAGGAGCGAACCGCCTCGAACAAGCGAAAGCGGTCGACGGTCGTCCCCGTCGACGACGAGTTGGAGGCCGTCCTCCTGCGCTGGCTGGCGATTCGTCCGGATTCGCCGTCACCGGCCGAACCGCTTTTCGTCGGCACCGCCTCGGGGTGGGGCCGGCGCTTGGAACCCGACGCCGTCCACCACGTCGTCACCGCTCACGCCGCCGACGCCGGCTGGTACCGGGCGGGCGGCGACCGCGAGGAGAACGTCACGCCCCACTACTTCCGGCACTTCTTCACCACCCACCTTCGGGACCGCACCGGCGACCGCGGCATCGTCAAGTACCTCCGCGGCGACGTTGCCGGCGACATCATCGACACGTACACCCACAACTGGGGCGACAGAGTGCGCGAAACGTACGAATCCAACATTTACTCGCTCCGCTGA